Genomic DNA from Clavibacter michiganensis:
GGCCCGCTCCTGCGCTTCCCGCAGCTCGCCGTGCACCTCGACCGCGGCGTCAACACCGAGGGGCTCCGGCTGGATCCGCAGCGGCACATGTCCCCGATCCTCGGCACGGGCTCCCCCGCCGACGCCGACGTGCTCGGCCACCTCGCGGGTCTGGCGGGCGTCGCCGCCGACGACGTGCTCGGCTACGACGTGGGCGTCGCCGACACGCAGGCGCCCGGATCCCTCGGCCTCGCGGGCGAGCTCTTCGCCGCCGGCCGCATGGACAACCTCAGCTCCGTGCACGCGGGCCTCGCCGCCCTGCTCGAGCTCGCCGCCACCGCGGACGACGACCCGGACGCGCCCATCGCCGTGCTCGCCGCCTTCGACCACGAGGAGGTCGGATCCGCGACCCCGTCGGGCGCCGCCGGCCCCATCCTCGAGGACGTGCTCGGTCGCATCTCCGGCGGCCTCGACGCCACGTCCGAGGAGCGCCGCCGCGCGTTCGCCTCCTCCTGGTGCCTCTCCGCCGACGCCGGCCACGCCGTGCACCCCAACTACCCGGACCGCCACGACCCGGCGAACCGGCCGGTGCCGAACGGCGGCCCGCTGCTGAAGATCAACGCGAACCAGCGCTACGCGACCGACGGCGTGGGTGCGCGCGAGTGGGCGCTGGCCTGCGAGCGCGCCGGCGTCCCGTATCAGGAGTTCGTCTCCAGCAACGCGGTGCCGTGCGGCTCGACCATCGGGCCCATCACGGCCACGCGGCTCGGGATCCGCACGGTCGACGTCGGGATCCCGCTGCTCTCGATGCACTCGGCCCGCGAGCTGTGCGGCGCCGACGACCCGGGACACCTCGCCGCCGCGGCCGCCGCGTTCCTCCGCCCGGCCGCCTGACGCCGGACCGGCGCACCGGAACGCACCACGCGCACGACACGAGGGCCCGACGCGATCCGCACCGGGCCCTCGCTCGTGCAGCGGGGATCAGCCCCCGTACGACGCCAGCAGCGCGCGCATCTTGGTGAGCTGGTCGCCCTGCGACGCCGACATGGCGCCCGCCAGCTCGAGCGCCTCCGTCGAGGTGCCGAGCTGCGCCTCCCCGTCGGCCAGCGCGATCGCGGCCTGGTGCCGGGCGATCATCCCCTGAAGGAAGAGCCGGCCCGCGTCCGTGCCGCTCGACGCCTTGAGCACCTGCAGCTCGGAGTCGAACGCGGTGTCGCTCATGGCCTCGATGTCGGCCTCGGACGCGGCGCCGCTCGCGGTGCCGCCGGCGCTGCCGTCCTCGGATCCGCTGCTGGCCGAGACCCCGCCCGCCTCGTCGTGGTCCTCGGTGCCGGTGGCGCCGGATCCGCCCTCCTCGCCCGACCACTCCTCGGCGAGCTGCGCGAGCGTCCTGGCCTGCGGGCCCTGCTCGTCGCGGATCTGCGCGGCCAACTCCTGCGCACCCGGCGGCAGGTCGCGCACCTGCAGCGCGGCCACGGCGAGCTCGACGGATCCGGCGGCGTGGTCGCCCATCTCCTCGGCGAAGGAGAGGTCGGCGCGGTTCCAGCCCTGCGACTCCGTCTCGGAGGGCGCGGCCGCGTCGGCGCTGGGGCTGGCGGCATCCTCGGGCGTGCGCGGGGGCGTCGAGCAGCCGGCGAGCGCGGCGGCGATGACGAGGGCGGTCGTGGCGGCGGCGATGCGGTTGCGGTATCCCATGCGACGATCCTCCTCCACGGCGCGGCGTCGGAGGGGCCGACGATAGGTTCTCCCCATGCCCGAGATCGTCGACCTGCCGCACCCCGGCGTCACCCTCGAGTTCGGCGCACCCGGCAGCCCCGTGGTCGTGCTCGTCCACGACGACCACGGC
This window encodes:
- a CDS encoding M18 family aminopeptidase, translated to MPADRRAHLADLGRFIQASPSSFHAAEEGARRLEAAGFARLDERNAWPTGAGRRFIVRDGALLAWIHPAGAHATTPFRVLGAHTDSPGFKLKPKPTIGSDGWLQAGVEVYGGPLINSWLDRDLELAGRLVMRDGSRHLVRTGPLLRFPQLAVHLDRGVNTEGLRLDPQRHMSPILGTGSPADADVLGHLAGLAGVAADDVLGYDVGVADTQAPGSLGLAGELFAAGRMDNLSSVHAGLAALLELAATADDDPDAPIAVLAAFDHEEVGSATPSGAAGPILEDVLGRISGGLDATSEERRRAFASSWCLSADAGHAVHPNYPDRHDPANRPVPNGGPLLKINANQRYATDGVGAREWALACERAGVPYQEFVSSNAVPCGSTIGPITATRLGIRTVDVGIPLLSMHSARELCGADDPGHLAAAAAAFLRPAA
- a CDS encoding DUF305 domain-containing protein, which translates into the protein MGYRNRIAAATTALVIAAALAGCSTPPRTPEDAASPSADAAAPSETESQGWNRADLSFAEEMGDHAAGSVELAVAALQVRDLPPGAQELAAQIRDEQGPQARTLAQLAEEWSGEEGGSGATGTEDHDEAGGVSASSGSEDGSAGGTASGAASEADIEAMSDTAFDSELQVLKASSGTDAGRLFLQGMIARHQAAIALADGEAQLGTSTEALELAGAMSASQGDQLTKMRALLASYGG